The following proteins are co-located in the Gigantopelta aegis isolate Gae_Host chromosome 5, Gae_host_genome, whole genome shotgun sequence genome:
- the LOC121372915 gene encoding uncharacterized protein LOC121372915: MAQTTTLTFDGTLKRVHTEVSDSSSSDEESTTLFVKKSRVISSKTWPRFLVIGSTDDEALKKVSPFAIQKGLEGLAGEPKSVKKLRSGSLLVECSTESHSRNLLKSKHLCNISIKVSPHASLNSSKGVVRSRDLEGVSEDEICENLSSQGVTSVKRIKVRRNNELVSTNTLILTFNMPTLPNSVKAGYLNIPVVPYIPNPLRCFKCQRFGHGQNTCRNRLTCARCGQFDHDSKACQNDMACTNCKGKHFAYSRECPRWKVEKEVQHVKVEKHLSFTEARKVVEASTPPAAGKSYAAAVKVSTTSIAIQPDLTWPNGEDKFKKISNIEKVQKQTTKAANKQVSKSSQVSLDSTNPSRGSSSGEPGPSKPSPRKDLKKPNKDSSSGRLKKYEKQLVPTNNPFEALTDVDDQMDIMPDDCPQSQRSRKPKITPVLPPNG, from the coding sequence ATGGCTCAAACAACAACACTAACTtttgatgggaccctgaaaagggtccacaccgaagtttcggactCTTCATCATCAGATGAAGAGTCTACGACATTGTTTGTAAAGAAATCCAGAGTGATTTCTTCAAAAACCTGGCCAAGGTTTCTTGTCATCGGGTCTACTGATGATGAGGCCTTGAAGAAAGTGTCGCCTTTTGCGATTCAAAAAGGGCTCGAAGGCTTGGCCGGCGAGCCTAAAAGTGTTAAGAAATTAAGGAGTGGCTCATTGTTGGTCGAATGCTCAACAGAGAGTCATTCCAGAAATCTTCTTAAATCAAaacatttatgtaatatttcCATCAAAGTCAGTCCTCACGCCAGCCTTAATTCCTCTAAAGGAGTGGTTCGGTCTAGGGATTTGGAAGGAGTCAGTGAGGATGAGATTTGCGAAAATCTCTCCTCACAAGGTGTCACATCAGTCAAGCGCATTAAGGTCCGTCGGAACAATGAACTGGTTTCGACGAACACCTTAATCCTTACATTTAATATGCCAACCCTTCCAAATTCTGTCAAagcaggttatttaaatatacctGTCGTGCCGTATATTCCTAACCCTTTACGATGTTTCAAATGCCAAAGATTTGGACATGGACAAAATACATGCCGTAACAGattgacatgtgctcgttgtggtcaatttgaccatgacagcaaggcATGTCAAAATGATATGGCATGTACCAACTGTAAAGGGAAACACTTTGCGTATTCGCGAGAGTGCCCAAGGTGGAAAGTGGAAAAAGAGGTACAACATGTGAAAGTTGAAAAACACCTCTCTTTCACAGAGGCTAGAAAGGTTGTGGAAGCATCAACACCCCCAGCAGCTGGAAAATCGTATGCCGCTGCTGTGAAGGTATCTACAACCAGTATAGCCATTCAGCCAGACCTTACATGGCCTAATGGTGAGGACAAATTTAAGAAGATTTCTAATATTGAAAAAGTTCAAAAGCAAACTACAAAAGCTGCTAATAAACAAGTTTCCAAATCATCCCAGGTGTCTTTGGATTCTACCAATCCATCAAGAGGTTCATCTTCTGGGGAGCCAGGTCCCAGTAAGCCTTCGCCACGGAAAGAccttaaaaaacccaataaggATTCTTCTTCAGGACGTCTgaagaaatatgaaaaacagTTGGTTCCGACCAACAATCCTTTTGAAGCTTTGACTGATGTGGATGATCAAATGGATATAATGCCAGATGATTGTCCACAATCACAAAGATCTCGAAAGCCAAAGATAACTCCCGTACTTCCCCCTAATggctaa